The DNA sequence GGCAGCATCGCCGACCTCGTCTCTTCCGCCGCAGAGCTTTATTATCATCCCGGCACGATCAATTTCGGTGCGGGTGGCGAATACAAGCTTGAATGGGAAGGCGCCCCGGAGATCGTTCTCGATCTCGAAATCAAACCGAAAGGCGCCACGGTCTATGCGCAGTTGATTCTCGCCAATGAACATGCGGCGGTCGAGATCAATCATGTTTCGTTTCAGAACCCGTCGGAAAATCCGGATGAGAATACCGAGTTCCTGCGCAGAAGCCTGATGGCGGCCCGATTCGTTCCGGCCCATCAGGGCGAGGCGGCCTGAACATCACAACCGGATAATTATCCGTTGCGACTGCCGAATTGGCGGTCGCAGCGGTTTTGTTTGATCGCTTTTTTGCCCGAGCTTGCCTGAAGCCTGCAGCTTTATGCGAAACCGCTCCGGCGAAGCGAGGAACGCCTTGCAAATCAGCGTTGTTGTTTGGTACCTATCGAATTAACGATTTGTTAACGAACGGCAGGTCGCGGTGGCTCATTTCAACCATCGCCGATGCGCATGATGCTCCTGCTCGTTTTCGGCGCTGCGCCGGATTTCTTCTTACATTTTGAATTGGGTGGAACCCATGACCAGCATTATGACCAATGCGGCGGCAATGGCCGCGCTGCAAACCTTGCGCATGATCGACAAGAGCCTTGAGACAACGCAGGCGCGTGTCTCTTCGGGTTACCGTGTCGAGACGGCGGCGGATAACGCGGCCTATTGGTCTATCTCCACGACCATGCGCTCCGACAACACGGCGCTTTCGGCCGTACAGGATGCGCTGGGTCTGGGAGCCGCAAAGGTCGACACCGCCTTCGAGGCCGTTGAAAGTGCCATCGAGACGGTCAAGTCTTTGAAGGCGAAGCTGGTCGCCGCCTATGGCGTAGGTAGCAACCGGACGAAGATCCAGGAAGAAATCAAGCAGCTTCAGGACCAGCTGAAAAGCATTTCCGAATCGGCCTCCTTCTCCGGCGAAAACTGGCTCCAGGCGAAAATCGGCGATGGCAAGACACCGGCTGCCGAAGAGCCGACCATCAAGAAGATCGTTGCCTCGTTTACCCGCACCGCTGCAGGCTCGGTGGGCGTAACGACTGTCGATTATTCGCTTGATTCGAGCACCGTGCTGTTCGATCTGAGCGGCGGAAAATTCGGCATTCTCGACACCGAGGCCCGCTTCCTCCGCAAGAACGAGATGTCGGTCACGATGCGCACGACGGACACGCCCGCGCTACCTGCACTTCCTACAGTCACCGACAAGAATTACGTGGTTACTACGCTGAAGGACAGCGAGGTCGCTGCTTTGGCCGGCTTCAGTCTCAAGGCAACGGGTATTTATACGAATGCCGCCAGTACCCAGGGATATTTGAAGATCGGCGACGGCGTCTGGGTAAAGCTCACCTCTACGGATCCGGCAAGTGCCACTGCTCCGGCCACCGACAGCACCACACCGGTCGCAACGACGACATCGCCGAACACCAACTGGTACTACGACATTTCCGCGGCGGTCGATCCCGACACCCGCAAACTCGGAATCTCGGTATCGACGCTCGACATCAACAAGCTGACCGACCTCGCCCAGAAAATGGGAACGATGACGGGAGAGCAATATACCGAAGCCGATGTGCTGGATGCGATGATGTCCTTTGTCGACGGACAGCTTGAAGCGATGACCAGCGCGGCATCCAGCCTTGGTTCGCTGCAGAGCCGCATCGATATGCAGGAAAACTTCGTTTCGAGCCTGATGGACGTGATCGACAAGGGCATCGGTCGTCTCGTCGATGCGGATATGAACGAGGAATCGACCAGGCTGAAGGCGCTGCAGACGCAGCAGCAGCTCGGCATACAGTCGCTTTCGATCGCCAATGCCAACGCGGAGAATATCCTCCAGCTCTTCAAGTAAGGGTTTGGCCCGGCATGGGCAGGCGCGGAGACAAGACGCGGGCTTCCGGAACAGGCCGCCTTCATCCTCGCACAAGTTTGAACACCTAACGTCGGGGCAATATCGGCTGGATCGCATGGCGTGATCCGGCCGGAGCAATGGAAGAGACGGACAGGGTAGCAAGGATGACGATGGTGCCGCCAAACGGCTTAAATCGCAGGCAAGGAAACATGTCTCGCCTCTCTGGCCAGTTTTGCCGGGGGCGCGCATGAGCGCCTCCATTGCAAGATATCTCAAGGATTTCGGTGACAGCCAGCCCGCCGGGCTGGCGTTTGGCGATCCGCTGGCGGATGCCGAGGGCATGTCCGGGTTCGGTGACGTCGCTGCCGGTTTCGATGAGTTCGAGACCGTCGATGTCGAAAGCGAAAAACAGGCTGCCTATGCCCGTGGCCGCGACGATGCGACCCGGGAAATCACTGAGAAGATGCAGGCCGAGCAGGACG is a window from the Agrobacterium tumefaciens genome containing:
- a CDS encoding flagellin encodes the protein MTSIMTNAAAMAALQTLRMIDKSLETTQARVSSGYRVETAADNAAYWSISTTMRSDNTALSAVQDALGLGAAKVDTAFEAVESAIETVKSLKAKLVAAYGVGSNRTKIQEEIKQLQDQLKSISESASFSGENWLQAKIGDGKTPAAEEPTIKKIVASFTRTAAGSVGVTTVDYSLDSSTVLFDLSGGKFGILDTEARFLRKNEMSVTMRTTDTPALPALPTVTDKNYVVTTLKDSEVAALAGFSLKATGIYTNAASTQGYLKIGDGVWVKLTSTDPASATAPATDSTTPVATTTSPNTNWYYDISAAVDPDTRKLGISVSTLDINKLTDLAQKMGTMTGEQYTEADVLDAMMSFVDGQLEAMTSAASSLGSLQSRIDMQENFVSSLMDVIDKGIGRLVDADMNEESTRLKALQTQQQLGIQSLSIANANAENILQLFK